Proteins co-encoded in one Thermodesulfobacteriota bacterium genomic window:
- a CDS encoding LysR family transcriptional regulator: protein MELHQLRYFVAVAETGGFSKAAKRCYVAQPSLSQQIIKLEHELGQELFERLSRKIVLTEAGKALLPRAKLILKEAGNIKSAIHEDVDSGSGTLSVGLIPTIAPYLLPGSMDRYHKQFPLSRIKIN, encoded by the coding sequence ATGGAACTTCATCAACTTAGATATTTTGTAGCGGTGGCAGAGACAGGAGGTTTTAGTAAGGCCGCCAAAAGGTGTTATGTTGCCCAGCCTTCTCTTAGTCAGCAGATTATTAAACTTGAGCACGAGCTCGGCCAGGAGCTTTTTGAAAGGCTCAGCAGAAAAATTGTTCTAACTGAAGCGGGGAAGGCCCTGTTGCCAAGGGCAAAGCTGATTTTAAAAGAAGCCGGCAATATTAAATCAGCGATACACGAAGATGTAGACTCGGGCTCTGGAACATTGTCCGTCGGCCTTATCCCGACAATAGCCCCTTATCTACTCCCTGGTTCTATGGATAGATATCACAAGCAATTTCCACTCTCTAGAATAAAAATAAACTAA